A segment of the Nasonia vitripennis strain AsymCx chromosome 2, Nvit_psr_1.1, whole genome shotgun sequence genome:
CGCGAAGTTCGATTGCGCGCGAGGCGAGACACACAAAAGCGCGGACGTGTACGTACTTTATTGCAAAAGATGGAAAAGAGCGTGTTACCGATCACTCATTGCAGATCTGCGGTTATATGCCTCGCGCGAGATCGAAAAATAGATTTCTTGGTGTCAAAAATGCTGTACATCGGAGATCCGAAgtgctgagagagagagagatcgatcTATCGGGTGATCAAACGATCTCCGATTATTACAGCACAGGCAGCAGCAATTCAATAATACCGATCTCACAACGTAACACCGTCGGCATTCCGAGATGACAAAAGTCAAAGTTGCGGTCGCCCGTGTATCTCTGTTTCCTATTTTCTAATCCGTTACGAAGTCGGAAGGACGCGTCTCTCTGGATCAACTTTCACCCCAACCATCGGAAAATCGGATGCAACCGGTATATCCGCGCGCGATCTTTCGCGCTTGATTAGTATTTTTCGGGCCGGCGAGCCTCTCGCGTAACAGCTTATAGACCGGCGCGACGCACACAAACCGTTGTGCctctaaattttaaaatcgcAAACTCGCACGATTGGGACACATGGGTGGGGAATTTCCGTAACAAACCAGATACTCCTATACGCGAATCTCTCGCGTGTCGATTTCTTCGTACAAGGGGATGAGACAGAGGTACGTCGCGCCTATGTGCCTTACTTATCCGCGttcttatttctctctctctctctctctctcctccttcgCGATTCCCCGACTCATGAATATGCGATGAGGTTCAATGATCCGAGCTCGCTCCGAGTCTCCAGTGCTGCTGATGCACAAAGGGCTGTTGCCAGGTCCATTATAAACAATGAGCCGACGCATCTTCGAGCTTGAAATTCAAAATGATTTAAGTACTCTCatttttcttgaattattcaatcAACCCTGCGCAGAGATTCACCGAAGGAGAGCATAGAGTATGTATACGTCTCTGGAAAGGCAAAGCGCTCGCGCTTTATGGGCATTCTTTCTCCGCGTCGTAAAACGAACTATGCTCGTAATAAAGGAAAAAAGGTTAAAATATACggtcgcgcgtgtgtgtacactgTGTATATGGCTCTCTCAGTCAAGCACCTGCACAGAGAGCCACACAAGAATGGACTGGACGTATGCGCTCTTGTGTTTACGATGCAAGTAATGATCCTCGTGTACTTGCGAAACTTTGCACGTCTCTCTTTCGATCTTAACGATTCGACCTGATCATCGGAGCCAATTAAGTCGCATATGACGTATAGGTCAGCGCCCCAAAACTGCattctctatctatctcttcTCCGATGCGAATTCCAGCCGCAACAGTGTGGCGCAAAAAAGAACGTGTTTATCACATGTGGAAGTGGAAAAAATTCTCGTGCCGCGAATTCTCGGCGCCTCGAGAGAGCGCTGCTAATCTGACGAAATGCAAATTTCGCCGGCTCCGAACGACCTAGAGAAGGTCTCCCTCTTGGCTCTCGTTGAGTCAGATTCCAGGATTTTTATAAGCGCGATGACGCAAAAATTCCTTCTGCCGACGATCATCCATAATATGCACCCGAGACGCCTCCTccaaattattattcattacTTCTGTATCTTCGGGTAAACAAAACTCAATCGTGTTCTTCTCCAAAGTAGTCGACGACCAAGTTTCGCGCTGATTTAATCATTTCGGCCGACATTCATCAAGTCTATATGTATCCTTCAAAGTATCGGATTGTTGCTTTCGAGGACGAGCCATTTGTCATGTGTATAGCAGGCTGCAATGGACCGCACAATAAGGAGTTTAGAAACTCCGAAAATTATGGGAATACGCACAGATATACCAACTCCGCGCGAGGTTGCGCCGAAATTGGGCAACGCAAACCGGAATATCATCCTACATAGCagcatctttcttcggccttCCTCTTCGGACTTTCCCGCATATAGcttgtatgtgtgtatacctgtatataagtatataacgTATAGCGTGATGCAAGCCCCCTCTCGTATAATCCATTGACATTGCGCGAATTGCGCTTGAATTCCTTCCGATCTCCCCTTTCTCAAGTTCAGCGTTACGTAATCCGCGCAGCGCTTTATGCGACGTGAGGTTTGACACGCTCGTATCTTCTCTTCTGTTACAGAACAATCACATGGTCGATCTTCCGACGAACCTGTCGAACTGGCACATACCCAGACCCTCGTTGGTCGCCAAGAGCGAGAAGAACGAGAGCGAAAATGGCACGTGGAAACATCACCCGGACTCGCCACCCTCGAGAGGCTCTACCTCATCGCAAGGATCCACCGTCAGCACTCATGTAAGCGTTACAAAATGTTACACGCGTATTCACGTGATCCGCgatcaataaatattcaatcGCATTAACTGTACCGGTACGTTTTTTGCGCGCCAACGCATATAATCATGCAACTGTAGCAAGGTCTCGGACTGGTATATAAAATTTCCATTGAT
Coding sequences within it:
- the LOC100122311 gene encoding uncharacterized protein LOC100122311 isoform X2; this encodes MDRTIRSLETPKIMGIRTDIPTPREVAPKLGNANRNIILHSSIFLRPSSSDFPAYSLYNNHMVDLPTNLSNWHIPRPSLVAKSEKNESENGTWKHHPDSPPSRGSTSSQGSTVSTHSAASGTLLLTAANLANLAAIHPPRIGALGPKQMDTASVASSTHFTVVNGLGRPSNNCQKSWCARNQLTVLVCTMSFLFMLGLLAGVLYIEMRARGRYN